One Plasmodium knowlesi strain H genome assembly, chromosome: 10 genomic window carries:
- a CDS encoding FACT complex subunit SPT16, putative: MNESLDIENAKAKLKLVFSFWESSENKSFSQSNAFCVLSGKSSKEENATTQEQFQMWLMGYQLTETFFLFLSKEKLIILTSDKKKKFLQPLLDSVQNVHVMERSNDNSDNFAKIKEMINDTGTDEIAILKDKDATGNFFESCYGFIKSLEIPQIDVNSELKFLLNFRSESDMKIQKSGSDIACIILKNILITTIENALDSEEFQSHDKIKDKALKFHENKKCVLKLKEKLKVDIDDIDVIYSNVQSGNQFTLNYKNSSNKNYLSQNEGTILVGVGVKYKELCSNVNRTLLLNAKTQHKELYNFTLAIEKYIIKECLQVNSTYSDVYKKAISFIKKNKQDYSTLSQIDLEDYFVKCIGHVIGIEFMEKEFLITENNNTGIIQKNTSYNLSVGFENVPGNDKNNFAIWISDTVCINDNGEVNILTDSISKEINTISYELEDSKSEEEMDNNVKSEKKEQNAEYQKKKTGISASILNNAASVIVSDRLRRRNKNSLAHNNEQEMEELNKRQSELKEKKMNEIKIRFSKGTSDYKDPNKKNIKKLEDVKAYNDVDLLPRDLRPNIISIDNKHECILLPINGAHVPFHVSTIKNLSSNYEDNNDIYVLRINFQVPGGQGVLKADFNTFPTLQEKEMYIKELIFKSNDERHFQNIVKQVKDLIKHVRQKEVEADVNDPEHAQEKLVLNKSGRRIILRDLMTRPNIFTGRKILGTLELHTNGLRYSANSRGTTEHIDILFDDIKYAFYQPSDGQLIILIHFHLKRYIMVGKKKTLDVQFYCEAGTQIDDLDRAKARNVYDPDEMHDEMKEREQKNRLNLIFKNFVQQMQDASKIEFEIPYPELTFSGVPNKSNVEIFVTANTINHLVEWPPFILSVEDIEIASLERIHHGLRNFDMIFVFKDYTKPVKRIDVIPTEYIDTIKKWLTTIDIVFYEGKNNLQWGNILKTILADIDSFVESKGFDGFLGDDDDEEEQSAEDEDDDDEYELDESEMSAEDDSDYDDSEDESLATESDGEGEVEEDSEDEGLSWDELEERAKKDDKKRFAYKSDEDEGYNKRKKKKKN; the protein is encoded by the exons ATGAACGAATCTCTGGATATCGAAAACGCAAAGGCCAAGTTGAAGTTGGTGTTCTCCTTTTGGGAGAGTTCGGAAAACAAAAGCTTCTCGCAAAGCAACGCATTCTGCGTTTTATCGGGAAAGTCGagcaaggaggaaaatgccACGACGCAGGAGCAGTTCCAGATGTGGCTGATGGGGTACCAACTGACGGagacattttttctcttcctgaGCAAGGAAAAGTTAATCATCCTGACAAgtgataagaagaaaaaattcctccAACCGTTATTGGATAGTGTgcaaaatgtacatgtaatGGAAAGAAGTAACGACAACTCGGATAATTTtgcgaaaataaaagaaatgataaaTGACACAGGAACGGATGAAATAGCCATTCTAAAAGATAAAGATGCCacaggaaatttttttgaaagttGCTACGGTTTTATAAAAAGTTTAGAAATACCTCAGATAGATGTGAATAGTGAATTGAAGTTTTTGTTGAATTTTCGATCCGAGTCAGACATGAAAATACAGAAAAGTGGAAGCGACATTGCTTGCATaatcttaaaaaatattttaataacgACAATTGAAAATGCGCTAGACAGTGAAGAATTCCAAAGTCACGATAAGATAAAAGACAAAGCTTTAAAATTtcacgaaaataaaaagtgcgTTTTAAAATTGAAGGAGAAGCTGAAAGTTGATATAGACGATATAGATGTTATATACAGCAATGTACAAAGTGGAAATCAATTCACcttaaattataaaaatagtaGTAATAAAAATTACCTCTCCCAGAATGAAGGTACCATATTAGTCGGGGTTGGAGTCAAATACAAGGAGTTGTGTTCTAATGTGAATAGAACACTTTTGCTAAATGCCAAAACGCAACATAAGGAATTGTACAATTTCACTTTGGCCATCGAAAAGTACATTATTAAGGAATGCCTCCAGGTAAATAGCACTTATTCAGATGTGTATAAGAAGGCCATTAgttttatcaaaaaaaataaacaggaTTACTCTACCTTGAGTCAGATCGATTTGGAAGATTATTTTGTGAAATGCATTGGACATGTCATTGGAATTGAATTTATGGAGAAAGAGTTTCTCATCACGGAAAATAACAACACAGGAATTATACAGAAAAATACATCCTATAATTTATCTGTTGGATTCGAAAACGTGCCCGGCAATGACAAAAACAATTTTGCCATCTGGATCAGCGACACAGTGTGCATTAATGATAACGGTGAAGTGAACATTCTTACCGACTCCATCAGCAAAGAAATCAACACTATATCCTATGAATTGGAGGATagcaaaagtgaagaagaaatggataACAACGTCAAGagtgaaaagaaagaacagaaTGCAgaatatcaaaaaaaaaaaactggcaTTTCTGCTAGTATTCTAAACAACGCAGCCAGTGTTATCGTTTCTGATAGACTcaggaggaggaacaaaaaTTCACTTGCACACAACAATGAacaagaaatggaagaactGAACAAAAGGCAAAGTGAacttaaggagaaaaaaatgaacgaaataaaaattcgCTTCTCCAAAGGAACCAGCGATTATAAAGatccaaataaaaaaaatattaaaaagttgGAAGATGTAAAAGCGTATAATGATGTTGATCTCCTTCCTAGAGATTTACGGCCCAATATAATATCTATAGATAATAAACATGAATGCATTTTACTTCCCATCAACGGTGCACATGTCCCCTTCCACGTTTCTACCATAAAAAATCTTAGTTCCAATTATGAAGACAACAACGATATATATGTTCTCCGTATTAATTTTCAAGTACCAGGTGGCCAAGGGGTTCTGAAAGCAGATTTCAATACATTCCCTACCCtacaggaaaaagaaatgtacaTCAAAGAATTGATATTTAAATCGAATGATGAAAGACATTTCCAAAATATTGTAAAACAAGTGAAGGATCTCATTAAACACGTCAGGCAGAAGGAAGTAGAAGCAGATGTTAATGATCCTGAGCATGCTCAAGAGAAACTTGTTCTGaacaaaagtggaagaagaattattctTAGAGATCTTATGACCAGaccaaatatttttacaggaagaaaaattttaggAACCCTGGAGTTGCATACCAATGGGCTTAGATACTCAGCCAACTCTCGAGGAACGACAGAACATATTGATATCCTCTTCGACGATATCAAGTACGCCTTTTATCAACCTTCTGATGGGCAATTAATTATTCTTATCCATTTCCACTTGAAGAGGTACATcatggtgggaaaaaaaaagacactaGACGTGCAGTTCTACTGTGAAGCAGGAACACAAATTGATGATCTGGATAGAGCCAAGGCAAGAAACGTCTACGACCCAGATGAAATGCATGatgaaatgaaagaaagagAGCAAAAAAATCGACTAaatcttatttttaaaaattttgtacaaCAGATGCAAGATGCATCAAAAATAGAATTCGAAATTCCATACCCTGAATTGACATTCTCTGGAGTCCCAAACAAAAGCAATGTAGAAATTTTTGTCACTGCAAATACAATTAACCATCTCGTGGAGTGGCCACCCTTTATTCTCTCCGTTGAAGATATCGAAATTGCTTCCCTAGAAAGAATCCACCATGGGTTACGTAATTTTGATATGATATTTGTATTTAAGGACTACACCAAACCGGTAAAGCGCATTGATGTTATCCCCACGGAGTACATCGATACCATCAAGAAGTGGCTGACCACCATTGACATCGTCTTCTACGAGGGCAAGAACAACCTCCAGTGGGGAAATATTTTGAAGACCATTTTGGCTGACATCGACTCGTTTGTCGAATCGAAGGGCTTCGACGGGTTCCTCGGCGACGACGATGACGAGGAGGAGCAGTCCGCGGaagatgaggatgatgatgacgagtACGAGCTGGACGAATCTGAAATG AGCGCGGAGGATGACAGCGACTACGATGACAGCGAAGATGAGAGCCTCGCCACGGAGAGCGACGGCGAGGGAGAAGTCGAAGAAGATTCCGAGGATGAGGGGCTTTCTTGGGATGAGCTCGAGGAGCGGGCCAAAAAGG ACGACAAGAAACGATTCGCTTACAAAAGCG
- a CDS encoding serine/arginine-rich splicing factor 1, putative, with translation MSMSESISRIYVGNLPSHVSPRDVENEFRKYGNILKCDVKKTVSGAAFAFIEFEDARDAADAIKEKDGSDYGGNKLRVEVPFNARDNGKYGPRGGRGMMGRGMRSRRGRYVVEVSGLPLSGSWQDLKDHLREAGECGHADVFKNGIGEVSFFHKEDMLEAIEKFNGSTFRSHEGEKSKITIREKKISWHREDGGYGRYRSRNRSYSSRSYSRSRKRSYSRSRSYSSRSYSRSRSRSRSGSRSRSRSRSRTSSSSRSRSMDRRRDAYEKKRSYSRSLSYQERKKNNRSISKSGSRSPSRSRSRSSSWSRKRRH, from the exons ATGTCTATGAGTGAGAGTATTTCACGCATCTATGTGGGAAATTTACCGTCTCACGTATCGCCAAGGGATGTAGAAAATGAATTTCGTAAATATGGAAACATACTTAAGTGTGATGTGAAAAAAACAGTGTCAGGTGCTGCCTTTGCTTTTATCGAATTTGAAGATGCGAGGGATGCAGCGGATgcgataaaggaaaaggacgGATCTGATTACGGGGGTAATAAATTAAGGGTCGAAGTTCCTTTTAACGCCAGGGATAATGGAAAGTACGGTCCAAGAGGTGGTAGAGGAATGATGGGTAGGGGAATGAGATCTAGGCGAGGCAGATACGTCGTTGag GTGAGCGGTTTGCCCCTTTCAGGGAGTTGGCAAGATTTGAAGGACCATCTTAGAGAAGCGGGAGAGTGTGGTCATGCagatgtttttaaaaatggaattggtgaagtttccttttttcacaaaGAAGACATGCTTGAAGCAATTGAGAAATTTAACGGATCTACATTTAGGTCGCATGAAGGTGAAAAATCCAAAATAACCattagagagaaaaaaatatcgtgGCATAGGGAAGATGGAGGATACGGTAGATACCGTAGCAGAAATAGGAGCTATTCTAGCAGGAGCTACTCAAGGAGCCGTAAAAGGTCCTACAGCAGAAGTAGAAGCTACAGTAGCAGAAGCTATAGTAGGAGCAGAAGTAGAAGCCGAAGTGGAAGTCGAAGCAGAAGCAGAAGTAGAAGCAGAACATCTAGTAGCAGCAGAAGTAGAAGCATGGATAGAAGAAGAGACGcatatgaaaagaaaagaagttacTCGAGAAGTTTGTCTTAccaagaaaggaaaaaaaataacagatCCATATCAAAATCTGGATCCAGATCTCCATCTAGGTCACGCTCCAGATCCTCCTCGTGGTCTCGTAAGAGAAGACATTAG
- a CDS encoding 60S ribosomal protein L12, putative, translated as MAKRPDPNEIKYVYIRQVGGEVGASSVLSPKLGPLGLSPKKIGDDIAKETQSWKGLKICVKLTIQNRQAKIEVVPTSASLVLKELNEAPRDRKKVKNIKHNGNLKIEQVYSIARIMKDKSRAKEFKGTVKEILGTCNSIGCTVDGKKPTTVQEMIDSGEIDVPDC; from the exons ATGGCCAAAAGACCAGATCCTAACGAGATAAAATATg TCTACATCAGACAAGTCGGAGGTGAAGTGGGAGCTTCGTCGGTGTTATCCCCGAAGCTAGGTCCCCTTGGATTATCCCCGAAGAAAATTGGTGACGACATAGCCAAGGAAACGCAGTCATGGAAGGGGCTAAAAATATGCGTAAAACTTACCATCCAAAATAGGCAGGCCAAGATCGAAGTGGTACCAACATCAGCCTCGTTGGTGTTGAAAGAATTGAATGAAGCCCCCagggatagaaaaaaagtgaaaaatattaaacacaatggaaatttaaaaattgagCAAGTGTACTCTATCGCAAGAATTATGAAAGATAAGTCGAGGGCCAAAGAATTCAAAGGAACTGTGAAAGAAATTTTAGGAACTTGCAACTCCATTGGTTGCACCGTCGATGGAAAGAAGCCAACCACCGTTCAGGAGATGATTGACTCTGGGGAGATAGACGTACCAGACTGTTAA
- a CDS encoding 60S ribosomal protein L2, putative, with product MGRVIRGQRKGRGSIFKSHNHHRKGAAKLRHLDFCEKKGYIKGLIKDIIHDPGRGAPLAKVVFKKTEKYGKKEELMVATEGMFTGQYISCGIKAPLSVGNILPIGKMPEGTLICNLEHRTGNRGTLAKASGCYATVVGQSEDGKKTKVRLPSGAKKTIDSRARAMVGVVGAGGRIDKPILKAGVAHHKYRVKRNCWPKVRGVAMNPVDHPHGGGNHQHIGHPSTVSRSAPAGQKVGLIAARRTGLLRGAKKTKLVGKTED from the exons atgggaagagtTATAAGAG GCcagaggaaaggaagaggCTCGATTTTCAAGTCCCACAACCACCACCGAAAGGGAGCAGCCAAGTTGCGCCACTTGGATTTCTGTGAAAAGAAGGGATACATTAAAGGACTTATAAAGGACATTATCCATGACCCAGGAAGAGGTGCCCCTTTGGCAAAAGTCGTCTTtaaaaaaacggagaaatatggaaagaaggaagaattgaTGGTAGCCACAGAAGGCATGTTCACGGGTCAGTACATTTCCTGTGGTATTAAAGCTCCTCTATCCGTTGGTAACATCCTACCCATAGGAAAAATGCCTGAAGGTACCCTAATATGTAATTTAGAACACCGTACAGGAAATAGAGGAACGCTAGCCAAGGCATCTGGATGTTACGCCACCGTTGTTGGTCAATCAGAGGATGGAAAGAAAACCAAAGTTCGTTTACCCTCTGGTGCAAAGAAAACTATTGATTCTAGAGCTAGAGCTATGGTCGGTGTTGTGGGTGCAGGAGGAAGAATTGATAAGCCAATTTTGAAGGCTGGTGTTGCTCACCACAAGTACAGAGTTAAACGTAACTGCTGGCCTAAAGTCAGAGGTGTTGCTATGAACCCAGTAGACCATCCTCATGGTGGTGGTAATCACCAACACATTGGTCATCCTTCCACCGTTTCGAGAAGTGCACCCGCTGGACAGAAGGTCGGTCTCATCGCTGCTAGAAGAACTGGTTTGTTGAGAGGTGCCAAGAAGACCAAGCTTGTTGGAAAGACAGAGGATTAA